GGACCCCGAGGGCGGCAGCGAACGTGATGAGCGAACTCCCGCCGGCGCTCACGAACGGGAGCGGAATGCCCGTGATGGGCATCACACCCATCGCCATGCCGATGTTCACCATCACGTGGAACAGGAACATCGTCGCAATACCGGCGGCGATCATGGCCCCGAGCTTGTCCTTCGACTGCATCGCGATGCGCATACCGCGGTACACGATGATGAAGAACGCAATGAGCACGAGCGCCGAACCGAGGAATCCCCATTCCTCGCCGATGTTCGAAAAAACGAAATCGTTCATCTGCTGCGGTATGAAATCGAGCTGGCTTTGACTTCCCTTGAGAAAGCCCCTGCCGATGAGACCGCCGGAGCCGATGGCGATAAGCGCTTGTATGATATTATACCCGGATGAAAGTTTTTTCAACTCCGGATTGAGGAATACGAGAAGGCGCTGTTTCTGGTATTCCTTGAGGGTGATATCGAGCATGATGGCCGCAAGGAAGCTCAGGAACAGTATGAAGAACACATACGCGGCAAGACCGATGCGGCGATTGCTCGCGTAGAGATTTATCACCGCGAGGAGCGCCGCGAGGAAGGCGAACAGGAAGGCGATATACGCGATATAGGAGCGATGTGAGAAGAATATGAAGAAGATGCTGTCCGTCGAATTGATCATGCGCGAATATGAGAGGAACATCGGTACCGCAAGACCGACAACGCCGATGGAGATGAGCCCGAACAGATAACGGATGCGGGCGCCGGCGACAAAAAGCATGACGAGCGCGATGGGCACATAGACGAGGAATGTGCCGAAATCCGGCTGCAGCAGTATGAGCGCCATCGGCACTGCCGGTATCACGAGCGCTATCGCGAATCCTTTGAGCGTACGTATCTCATCGCCCATGGCATCGAGGACGCCCGCAAGCACGAGGATGACGGCGAGCTTGATGAATTCCGCCGGCTGTATGAAGAGTATCCAGCTGCGAGAGCCGTTGACGAGCCTCCCGACATGGGGTATGAGCGTCAGCACGAGGAGCACCACCGATGCGGCATACAGTATCATGCGCTGTTCGACCATCTTCGTATAGTTGATGAACATCATTATCCATACGATGCCCAGTCCCACGAGCACGAAGATGATCTGCCGGATATACGCGCTGTTATGCAGGGCGCTGTGCGCATTGCTGTGATTGCTCGAATAGATCGCCAGGATGCCGGCGAACATGAGGAATATCATCGACAGGAACATCGGCGGGTCGAACACGAATATCGCTCTGCGCTTTCCGGACATTCATTCCCCCAGTATCGTTTCGGTCTTATAGAGCAGCCGCCGCCGTTCACGCTCGGTTTTCCAGCGTTCCATGATGGCGGTCTTTATTGCAGCGGCATCGATGTTCTCAAAGAGCGAACGTATCATGGCGGTGGCAATGGGCGCCGCGGCAAGACCCCCGCCGCCGCCGTGCTCGATAAGCACCGTGACGGCGACCGTGCGCTCATCGGGCTTTGCGTCATAGGGGGCATAGCAGGTGAACCACGAATGGTCCTCCCCGTGTATGTTCTGCGCCGTTCCCGTCTTCCCCGCTATCTTCACATACGGCGACCACGCGCCGAAACGTGCTGTCCCGCCCTCGACGACCATGCGCAGGCCCCGCTTCACGAGCTGGAAATGCTCAAGATCAACCGGCACACGGCGGAGAAGCTTCCTGTCATTATTGACGAGCACCTCGTCGGTCTCGGAATTGCGTATTTCCCTGACCACATGCGGACGATAGACGATGCCGTCATTGACCACGGCGCTTATCATATTATGAACGGCGATGGGGGTGACGAGCATATACCCCTGGCCGATGGCGAACTGCAGCGTATCACCGTCCCACCAGTATTCGCCTTTCTGCTCGCGCTTCCAGTCCGGTGACGGGACCATGCCGACCGCCTCGCCGGAAAGGTCGACGCCGGTCTTTTCACCGTACCCGAACAGGAGCGAATACTTGCGTATGATGTTCGGGCCGATATCGTACCCGAGATGATAGAAGTAGGTGTTGCATGAATTCTGTATGCCGTAGAGAAGGTTCTGCATGCCGTGCTCGCCTTCGCATTTGAAGAACTTGTTCTCAAGGAGCATGCCCCCGCTGCAAAACACCGTCCGGTCGGGATCGACCTTGCCTTCCTGCAGCCCCGCGAGCGATACGAGCACTTTGAACGTCGATGATGCGGGATAGCGGGCGCATATCGCCTTGTTCCAGAACGGATGCAGGGGATCGTTCATCATGCGGTCATAGATATCACGGTCGATCTTTTTCCCCATGAACATGTTCGGGTCGTACCAGGGGCTCGATACCATAGCGAGTATGCCGCCCGTCGTCGGACGGGACACGATGAGCACGCCGGACAATCCCTCCATGAGCTTCTCGGCCACCGCCTGCATGCGATGATCCATGGAGAGGATGAGCTTTTTGCCCGGTATCGGTATGCCGTTCGCAGGCGTTATCTCTTCCTTTACCCGGTTGCGCGCGTCAACGATGCGTTTCTTGTACCCGTCGATGCCGCGCAGTTCACGGTCATAGGACTGCTCGATGCCGTCCTTGCCGACGACGCTGTCGATGCGGTAGCCGTCCTCCCGGCGCAGCTCGTACTCCCGCTGGCTTATCGTTCGCACATAGCCGAGCGCATGCGCGAGCGTGTTCGTAAGCGTGTAGCGGCGTATCTCGCGGCTCTTATAGTACACACCCGGGTATTCCTCGTTGTGTTCGGCGAGATAGACGAGTTTCTCGTAGGGGATGTCATCAGCAATGTCTATCGTATCGAATTTGGAGAACCGCGTCTTCGCTATCTTCTGCTTTATCTGCGTAAGGTCGACATCGAACACACGCGCGGTGCGATTGAGCA
This sequence is a window from Spirochaetota bacterium. Protein-coding genes within it:
- the mrdA gene encoding penicillin-binding protein 2, which codes for MAHSKSEALEQERREAYRSRVTWLVGAVAVIFALLLGRLFFLQIILHGHYAKLAQNNQEQLVPIPAFRGEIVDATGLLLAGNLNTYALYLVPYNFPTNRFEREELLNRTARVFDVDLTQIKQKIAKTRFSKFDTIDIADDIPYEKLVYLAEHNEEYPGVYYKSREIRRYTLTNTLAHALGYVRTISQREYELRREDGYRIDSVVGKDGIEQSYDRELRGIDGYKKRIVDARNRVKEEITPANGIPIPGKKLILSMDHRMQAVAEKLMEGLSGVLIVSRPTTGGILAMVSSPWYDPNMFMGKKIDRDIYDRMMNDPLHPFWNKAICARYPASSTFKVLVSLAGLQEGKVDPDRTVFCSGGMLLENKFFKCEGEHGMQNLLYGIQNSCNTYFYHLGYDIGPNIIRKYSLLFGYGEKTGVDLSGEAVGMVPSPDWKREQKGEYWWDGDTLQFAIGQGYMLVTPIAVHNMISAVVNDGIVYRPHVVREIRNSETDEVLVNNDRKLLRRVPVDLEHFQLVKRGLRMVVEGGTARFGAWSPYVKIAGKTGTAQNIHGEDHSWFTCYAPYDAKPDERTVAVTVLIEHGGGGGLAAAPIATAMIRSLFENIDAAAIKTAIMERWKTERERRRLLYKTETILGE
- the rodA gene encoding rod shape-determining protein RodA, encoding MSGKRRAIFVFDPPMFLSMIFLMFAGILAIYSSNHSNAHSALHNSAYIRQIIFVLVGLGIVWIMMFINYTKMVEQRMILYAASVVLLVLTLIPHVGRLVNGSRSWILFIQPAEFIKLAVILVLAGVLDAMGDEIRTLKGFAIALVIPAVPMALILLQPDFGTFLVYVPIALVMLFVAGARIRYLFGLISIGVVGLAVPMFLSYSRMINSTDSIFFIFFSHRSYIAYIAFLFAFLAALLAVINLYASNRRIGLAAYVFFILFLSFLAAIMLDITLKEYQKQRLLVFLNPELKKLSSGYNIIQALIAIGSGGLIGRGFLKGSQSQLDFIPQQMNDFVFSNIGEEWGFLGSALVLIAFFIIVYRGMRIAMQSKDKLGAMIAAGIATMFLFHVMVNIGMAMGVMPITGIPLPFVSAGGSSLITFAAALGVLFNIDIRRYVHGDGIERA